In a single window of the uncultured Dysgonomonas sp. genome:
- the folK gene encoding 2-amino-4-hydroxy-6-hydroxymethyldihydropteridine diphosphokinase: protein MLLDKEIQHDVFLGLGSNMGDRGENLNHAINRIEERIGEVITTSAFYVTVPVGFESENRFLNAVCEVKTRLRPMELLQRTQEIEKEMGRTTKSENKVYADRIIDIDLLLFDDKVYANEKLILPHPHLHERAFVLLPLAEIAGDYIHPVLHKTINQLKTELD, encoded by the coding sequence ATGTTACTGGATAAAGAAATTCAGCATGATGTATTCTTGGGTCTGGGCTCGAATATGGGAGACAGAGGAGAGAACCTTAATCATGCAATAAACAGAATAGAAGAGCGGATTGGTGAAGTTATTACCACTTCCGCTTTTTACGTTACCGTACCTGTAGGTTTTGAGTCGGAGAACCGCTTTCTGAATGCAGTATGCGAAGTAAAGACCAGATTGCGCCCGATGGAACTGTTACAACGGACACAGGAAATCGAGAAAGAAATGGGACGTACTACCAAATCGGAAAATAAAGTTTATGCCGACAGGATAATCGATATCGACCTCTTATTATTCGACGATAAGGTGTATGCCAATGAAAAACTGATCTTACCGCACCCGCACCTGCATGAAAGAGCTTTTGTCCTATTACCTTTAGCAGAGATCGCGGGAGATTATATCCATCCTGTTTTGCATAAGACAATCAATCAGCTCAAGACCGAACTGGATTAA
- the queA gene encoding tRNA preQ1(34) S-adenosylmethionine ribosyltransferase-isomerase QueA produces MKLSQFKFDLPEELIASHPAKNRDESRLLVVNRKTGEVEHKVFKDIIEYFDDKDVFIFNDTKVFPARLYGNKEKTGATIEVFLLRELNEEFHLWDVLVDPARKIRIGNKLYFGDDDSMVAEVIDNTTSRGRTLRFLYDGPSEEFRKALYALGETPIPKYLNRGEEADDKDRYQTIFAKNEGAVVAPAAGLHFSRELLKRMEIKGVDFAYITLHSGLGNYRDIDVEDLTKHKMDSEQLQITEEAIMHVNRAKDAGHRVCAVGTSVMRAIETIVSTDGHLKTNEGWTNKFIFPPYDFGIADSMVTNFHLPQSTLLMMTAAFGGYDRIMDIYDMAVKEKYRFGTYGDAMLII; encoded by the coding sequence ATGAAACTTTCTCAATTCAAGTTTGATTTGCCTGAGGAATTGATAGCCTCTCATCCTGCGAAAAACAGGGATGAATCCCGTTTATTGGTTGTCAATCGCAAGACCGGAGAAGTTGAGCATAAGGTTTTTAAAGATATTATCGAATATTTCGATGATAAGGATGTATTTATCTTTAACGACACGAAGGTTTTTCCTGCCCGTTTGTACGGGAATAAGGAAAAGACCGGAGCTACTATCGAAGTGTTTTTACTTAGGGAACTGAATGAAGAATTTCACTTGTGGGATGTATTGGTAGATCCTGCACGTAAAATCCGTATCGGAAATAAATTATACTTTGGCGACGATGACTCTATGGTAGCCGAAGTTATTGATAATACAACCTCGCGCGGACGTACGCTTCGTTTCTTATACGATGGGCCTAGTGAAGAGTTCCGTAAGGCTCTTTATGCATTAGGGGAAACTCCTATACCTAAATATTTGAACAGAGGTGAAGAAGCCGACGATAAAGACCGTTACCAGACTATCTTTGCCAAGAATGAAGGTGCAGTGGTTGCTCCTGCAGCCGGATTACACTTTAGCCGTGAACTGCTTAAACGTATGGAAATTAAAGGTGTTGATTTTGCATACATTACGTTGCATTCAGGTTTGGGTAACTATCGGGATATCGATGTAGAAGATTTGACCAAGCATAAGATGGATTCGGAGCAATTGCAGATTACCGAAGAAGCCATCATGCATGTAAATAGGGCAAAAGATGCAGGACATCGTGTTTGTGCAGTGGGTACATCCGTAATGCGCGCAATAGAAACCATTGTAAGTACAGACGGGCATTTGAAAACCAATGAAGGATGGACCAATAAATTCATCTTTCCTCCATACGATTTTGGTATAGCCGATTCAATGGTAACCAACTTCCATTTGCCTCAATCTACACTGTTGATGATGACAGCCGCTTTTGGTGGATACGACCGTATTATGGATATATATGATATGGCAGTGAAAGAAAAGTATCGTTTCGGTACATATGGTGATGCAATGCTTATAATCTAA
- a CDS encoding family 10 glycosylhydrolase produces MKLFRLLSIFFLFPLSIFAQVPSTEVRAAWLTTNWGLDWPKQGTSVDAQKKQLRDILDQLQEEHFNVVLFQARAQGRVFYRSKIEPLSTYFNQAEGFDPLAFAIEECHKRGMECHAWLVTYTMDKAKMKYTGKGKRRRGTVVKDKPDYYKEVHGTWYLDPGRPESKKLVSSIVDEIIKNYDVDGIHFDYIRYPSNTQKFPDDDTFKKYGNGKSLHDWRRDNINQLVADIYDNVKAIKPWVQISSSPLGRYQVLQHVAPNDGWTAYETVFQDAGHWMKSGKHDLVFPMMYYKEHRFYPFLDDWVANSNGRIVVPGLGVYQMDEQNWSLEDILNQMKYTRDNNVKGQAYFRTGNILSNLKGVRDSIRTYYPTPAKLPPLTWLDNISPNSPVITQVYKDQGYLLIKWDAPDSSETYTYNIYASPTEEIDINNSRNILVTGLRTNSYSFPVTVGEFGFHYFVTASDRYHNESVQSFPAYFVHSEEEH; encoded by the coding sequence ATGAAATTATTCAGATTACTATCAATATTCTTTTTATTTCCATTATCGATCTTTGCACAAGTTCCTTCCACTGAAGTAAGGGCCGCATGGCTTACGACCAACTGGGGGCTGGACTGGCCTAAACAAGGAACCAGCGTAGATGCACAGAAAAAGCAATTAAGAGATATTCTTGATCAGTTGCAAGAAGAACATTTCAATGTCGTGTTATTTCAGGCACGTGCACAGGGACGTGTGTTCTACAGGTCTAAGATAGAACCTTTGAGTACCTACTTTAATCAGGCGGAAGGTTTCGACCCATTGGCCTTTGCCATTGAGGAGTGCCATAAAAGAGGTATGGAATGTCATGCCTGGCTTGTGACTTACACGATGGATAAAGCTAAGATGAAATACACAGGAAAAGGTAAAAGACGGAGGGGCACTGTAGTCAAAGACAAACCCGATTACTACAAAGAAGTCCACGGAACCTGGTATCTCGATCCCGGAAGGCCTGAATCAAAAAAGTTAGTTTCATCCATTGTAGACGAAATAATAAAGAACTACGACGTTGACGGCATACATTTCGATTACATACGCTACCCCAGTAATACTCAGAAGTTCCCCGACGATGACACCTTCAAGAAATATGGTAATGGGAAAAGTTTGCACGACTGGCGCAGAGACAATATAAACCAATTAGTGGCGGATATTTACGACAATGTAAAAGCAATTAAACCTTGGGTGCAGATAAGCAGTTCTCCTCTGGGACGGTACCAGGTATTGCAGCATGTGGCACCCAATGATGGCTGGACAGCTTATGAAACCGTCTTCCAGGACGCAGGCCATTGGATGAAAAGTGGAAAGCACGACTTGGTATTCCCTATGATGTATTACAAAGAGCACCGCTTCTATCCATTTCTCGACGATTGGGTGGCAAACAGCAACGGACGGATTGTTGTGCCGGGATTAGGAGTTTATCAGATGGATGAGCAGAACTGGTCGTTAGAGGATATCCTGAACCAGATGAAATATACACGGGACAATAATGTAAAAGGACAGGCGTACTTCCGTACCGGAAATATTCTAAGCAATCTGAAAGGGGTCAGGGATTCTATCCGGACCTATTACCCTACCCCTGCTAAATTGCCGCCTTTGACATGGCTGGATAATATATCTCCAAACTCTCCTGTCATTACACAAGTATATAAAGATCAGGGTTATCTGCTTATAAAATGGGATGCTCCCGATAGTAGCGAAACTTATACATATAATATATATGCTTCTCCTACAGAAGAAATAGATATAAATAATTCCCGCAATATATTGGTTACGGGCTTACGTACCAACAGCTACTCGTTTCCGGTAACGGTCGGTGAATTCGGGTTCCATTATTTCGTTACAGCCTCTGACCGATATCACAACGAGAGTGTACAGTCGTTTCCTGCATACTTTGTACATTCAGAAGAAGAGCATTAA
- a CDS encoding TldD/PmbA family protein — translation MITEQHKDTAQWAMRFALQNGCQASRVSIITANNNSFEYRNTQLDKLHQSSENKLYIEFFIDGRYGTFSTNRIEKSGLETFIKEGIISTKYLAKDTLRQLPDSDRYYKGGSDGLDLYDNSFESISTDKKLDIAGQAVEEIYESDKRIISITSSYDDGVGAEYMIASNGFEAESIDSAFNLTVEVALKTDSDARAESYWFDSSIYWDDLKKTGIGKTALERSLRKIGQRKIKSGRYDMLLDNTTASRLFSPIMGAMYGTALQQKNSFLLDKLGQQIASDKLTIIDTPHLARSFGARWFDGEGVATKERIIIDKGILQTYFIDTYNSLKMDMEPTIASPSIIQTTPGSQNFDGLLQSVQKGIWITGFNGGNSNPTTGDFSFGIEGFLIEGGIVTTPVSEMNITGNILVLWKNLAEVGNDPRESSPWRLPSLLFSDVNFSGL, via the coding sequence ATGATTACTGAACAACATAAAGATACTGCGCAATGGGCCATGCGATTTGCTTTGCAAAACGGATGCCAGGCTTCACGTGTTTCGATTATCACGGCAAACAACAATTCGTTTGAATACCGTAATACGCAACTGGACAAATTGCACCAAAGTTCTGAAAACAAATTGTATATCGAATTTTTTATCGATGGCAGATATGGTACATTTTCTACCAATCGCATAGAAAAGTCAGGGTTGGAAACATTTATCAAAGAAGGAATCATTTCCACTAAATATCTGGCCAAGGATACCTTACGCCAACTCCCAGATTCTGACAGGTATTATAAAGGAGGCAGCGACGGATTGGACTTATATGACAACTCATTTGAAAGCATCAGTACCGATAAAAAACTGGATATAGCCGGGCAAGCGGTTGAAGAAATATATGAATCGGATAAACGTATTATCTCCATCACTTCATCATATGATGATGGTGTGGGTGCTGAATACATGATTGCCAGCAACGGATTTGAAGCAGAAAGTATAGACTCGGCCTTCAACCTGACAGTAGAGGTTGCCCTGAAAACAGACAGCGATGCCCGGGCCGAATCTTATTGGTTCGATAGTTCTATCTACTGGGATGATCTGAAAAAGACCGGAATAGGAAAGACAGCGCTAGAGAGGTCGCTACGGAAAATAGGCCAACGGAAAATCAAATCGGGCAGATACGATATGCTGCTCGACAACACCACCGCATCACGTTTATTTTCTCCAATAATGGGAGCGATGTATGGAACAGCATTGCAACAAAAGAATTCGTTCCTGTTAGATAAACTCGGACAGCAGATTGCATCCGACAAGCTGACAATCATTGACACTCCGCATCTTGCACGTTCGTTTGGCGCCAGATGGTTTGATGGCGAAGGAGTCGCCACCAAAGAGCGTATTATCATAGACAAAGGTATATTACAAACATACTTCATAGACACATACAACTCGCTAAAAATGGATATGGAGCCTACAATAGCTTCGCCATCCATTATACAAACTACACCGGGAAGCCAAAATTTTGACGGATTATTACAATCTGTGCAAAAAGGGATCTGGATAACAGGCTTCAATGGCGGCAACAGTAACCCTACAACAGGCGACTTTTCATTTGGCATAGAGGGTTTCCTTATCGAAGGCGGTATAGTAACCACTCCTGTAAGCGAGATGAACATTACAGGCAACATACTTGTTCTATGGAAAAATCTTGCAGAAGTAGGAAATGACCCGCGTGAAAGTTCGCCATGGCGGTTACCATCCCTCTTGTTCAGCGATGTAAATTTTAGCGGATTATAA
- the truB gene encoding tRNA pseudouridine(55) synthase TruB, with protein sequence MDFISGEVLYINKPLNWTSFDLVRKLRNKLCRRLGVKKLKVGHAGTLDPLATGVMIICTGKKTKLIETFQYQTKEYIATIRLGETTPSFDLETEVDGIYPTEHITEELVNQILIRFIGEIQQVPPTYSACKVEGKRAYEFAREGQEVELKPKLLAIDEIELLDYTMPEIKIRVVCSKGTYIRALARDIGLALSSGGHLTALERTRIGDVTLDQCIPGEQIDEVVDALMD encoded by the coding sequence ATGGATTTTATTTCAGGAGAGGTCTTATACATAAATAAACCGCTTAATTGGACATCGTTTGATTTGGTACGAAAATTGCGGAACAAGCTTTGTCGCAGATTGGGGGTTAAGAAACTAAAAGTGGGTCATGCCGGAACACTAGATCCGCTTGCTACAGGAGTGATGATTATCTGCACCGGAAAAAAGACCAAGCTGATAGAAACATTCCAGTATCAGACCAAAGAATATATTGCAACCATAAGACTAGGGGAGACGACTCCGTCTTTCGACTTAGAAACGGAAGTTGACGGAATCTATCCTACAGAGCATATAACCGAAGAGTTGGTTAATCAGATATTGATACGGTTCATCGGAGAGATTCAGCAGGTACCCCCTACATATTCTGCCTGTAAGGTAGAGGGAAAAAGGGCTTATGAATTTGCACGCGAGGGGCAGGAGGTTGAATTGAAGCCTAAACTGCTGGCAATAGATGAAATTGAACTTCTTGATTATACTATGCCTGAGATAAAGATCAGGGTAGTGTGCAGCAAGGGCACATATATAAGGGCATTGGCAAGGGATATCGGCTTGGCTTTAAGCTCAGGGGGACATCTGACAGCTTTGGAACGTACCCGGATAGGAGATGTTACTCTCGATCAGTGCATTCCCGGAGAACAGATAGATGAAGTGGTAGACGCCCTTATGGATTAG